One Triplophysa rosa linkage group LG9, Trosa_1v2, whole genome shotgun sequence genomic window carries:
- the LOC130558843 gene encoding mRNA decay activator protein ZFP36L2-like, with product MRDHLRLSPETEMSATMLSAFYDIDMLYKQEKSLNMNALHINSMLDKKAVGAPVTASSSTNNCNSYTSGFFRRNSTSNMECMTNGNKYPSFNNMKETAIMNKENKFRDRAYSESGERGQLQQLQALQQKPGSQINSTRYKTELCRPFEENGSCKYGEKCQFAHGYHELRSLSRHPKYKTEPCRTFHTIGFCPYGPRCHFIHNADERRPAPANANSLQGEPTKTARGESMCGYGQQQVAGAFRDRPKLHHSLSFSGFSSHHHGLDSPLLDSPTSRTPPPPSSSSNSCTANFYEDALSPSSVTRCLSNSAFSFPGQDLKALLAPLAVHTHNGYTGQSNGAYYGNLQVNLGGGPPSPPYGHLQSLHPLSESPVFDSPPSPPDSISDRESYASGSLSSSGSLSGSESPSLDGGRRLPIFSRLSISDD from the exons ATGAGAGATCATCTGCGACTGTCTCCTGAAACAGAAATGTCTGCAACAATGCTGTCCGCTTTCTACGACATCGACATGCTGTATAAG CAGGAGAAGAGCCTCAACATGAACGCGCTTCACATTAACAGTATGCTGGATAAGAAAGCAGTCGGAGCCCCCGTAACAGCCTCCAGCAGCACCAACAATTGTAACTCCTACACGTCAGGATTTTTCCGCCGAAACTCCACCAGCAACATGGAGTGCATGACGAACGGCAACAAGTACCCCTCCTTTAACAACATGAAGGAGACCGCCATCATGAACAAGGAGAACAAGTTTCGCGACCGCGCCTACAGCGAGAGCGGGGAGCGCGGCCAGCTGCAGCAGCTGCAGGCGCTGCAGCAGAAGCCGGGCTCGCAGATCAACTCCACCCGCTACAAGACCGAACTCTGCAGGCCCTTCGAGGAAAACGGGTCGTGTAAATACGGCGAAAAGTGCCAGTTCGCCCACGGCTACCACGAGCTGAGGAGCTTGTCCCGCCACCCTAAGTACAAGACCGAGCCCTGTCGCACTTTCCACACCATCGGTTTCTGTCCGTACGGCCCGCGCTGCCATTTCATCCATAATGCCGATGAAAGAAGACCAGCGCCCGCCAACGCCAACAGCCTGCAGGGCGAGCCCACCAAGACCGCCCGGGGGGAGTCGATGTGCGGCTACGGTCAGCAGCAGGTGGCGGGAGCGTTCAGGGACAGACCCAAACTCCACCACAGCCTCAGTTTCTCGGGTTTCTCCAGCCACCATCACGGACTCGACTCGCCCCTTCTCGATAGCCCCACGTCCCGCACTCCGCCACCCCCCTCCTCGTCATCCAACAGCTGCACCGCTAACTTTTACGAAGACGCTCTATCGCCCAGCTCCGTGACCCGTTGCCTTAGCAACAGTGCCTTCTCTTTTCCCGGGCAAGACCTTAAAGCCCTGCTCGCCCCGCTGGCCGTGCACACGCACAACGGTTACACCGGCCAGTCCAATGGTGCTTACTACGGAAACCTTCAGGTCAACTTGGGCGGCGGCCCTCCTTCTCCCCCGTACGGCCACCTGCAGTCCCTCCACCCCCTGTCAGAGTCGCCGGTGTTCGACTCGCCCCCCAGCCCGCCGGACAGCATCTCAGACCGGGAGAGCTACGCCAGCGGCTCGCTCAGCTCCTCCGGAAGTCTCAGCGGCTCCGAGTCTCCCAGTCTGGACGGCGGGAGGCGTTTGCCAATCTTCAGCAGGCTGTCGATTTCTGACGATTAA